TCTTGATCCGTCCTTTCCGGACGATAAAGATGTTCTCTCCCGGACCTTCAGAGACATACCCCTCGGTATCCAGCAGAAGTGCCTCATGATAGCCGTGAGCAATCGCCTCCCTCTTGGCGAGCTGGGAGTTGATATAGGAACCGCAGGCCTTGGCCTTGGTCATGGCGGTATTGACATGGGTTCGGGCGTAGGAGGAGACCATGACGCGGATCCCGTTTTTCAGCCCATCTTCCCCGAGGTAGGTCCCCCAGGGCCAGGCGGCGACGGCAACCTGAATGGGATTGTCCTTGACGTAGAGTCCCATGTCCCCGTAACCGATGAAAACGAGAGGACGGATGTAGCATTCGGTGAGGCCGTTGACCCGGACCGTATCGAGGTTTGCTTCGAAGAGTTCGCGGTTCGTGTAGGGGATCTCCATCTGCATGATGTGAGCCGAGGCGAAAAGGCGATCCACATGCTCCTGCAGGCGGAAAATGGCCGAGCCGCCGTCGATTTCGTAACAGCGGATCCCTTCGAAAACTCCCATGCCGTAATGGAGGGTGTGGGTCAGGACATGGACATTCGCCTCCGACCAAGAGATGAATTTCCCGTCCATCCAGATTTTTGATGCTTCCTGAATCATTGCTTTCATTCTCCTGCAGAGAGTTACAAGTAAAATAAGTTATAAGATTCTTTCGGGCCTGTCAATCATTTTCAGGTTTGTGCAAATGGATTGATTGACAGGTATTTATAACTCATTGTAAAATAATAAAAAGTAATAAATTTATTTCGGATTTTTCATGATTTCGATCGCATTATCATTCCTGGTTTTCCTTGCGGGGTTTCTTACCGGGATTCCGGCGGGGTACTGTGTCCCGCCCGGAGGAGTGAGACTGCATCTTGATGAACACTACACCGGAGAGATTTCTCCTCCCGTAAAGTCCTTCCATTCAACGGTTCCGGTTGTCGAACGTCAGGGAACAGGCTCAGAACTGGATGGGTTTTCCCCGGAATTGCCCGTCCCATTTCATCCGGGTAGGACTCTTCTCGTCCTGGTCGGGATGACACTGTTCACGACCGTTTTTGTCCTGCGCCGGAAGAGTGCCGAAAAGAAAACTTATACTCAAACGTCATCCGCCATGCATGAGCCGGCGTGCCCGAAAGATCCTTTCCCTGAACGTCCGGACATACCGGAGAATTACTTAACCCTTTCCATGATTCGCTGTGATGGCGCGAAAAGAGGGAAGGTTAACCGGGACCGCTTGATGGTTCTTCTGGAATCGGTTCGTGATTCTTACGATTATTCCCGGTTGATCTACCGGATGGGAAGGCTCGGAATGAAGGAGGCCCTGCCCCGGATTCTCGGGGAACTGGCCCATCCCGATGCATGCGTCCGCAGGGCGGCTGCCGCAGCGCTGGTCCATTTGAAAAGTGATGGTGTTGAGGAGCGGATGATCAACATGGCCGGAGGAACCTCTCCCCATGTCCGCAGAGCGGCCCTGCTCGTCCTTTCCCGCATCGGTTCGGCACGATGTTATGAGGTTGTGCGTCAATCGAACTGGGATTTCGAACCGGAGGTACGAGAGGCTGCGGCCATTGCCCTGGGGCGGCTGCAGGTTCCCGATGCT
This window of the Deltaproteobacteria bacterium genome carries:
- a CDS encoding branched-chain amino acid transaminase, giving the protein MIQEASKIWMDGKFISWSEANVHVLTHTLHYGMGVFEGIRCYEIDGGSAIFRLQEHVDRLFASAHIMQMEIPYTNRELFEANLDTVRVNGLTECYIRPLVFIGYGDMGLYVKDNPIQVAVAAWPWGTYLGEDGLKNGIRVMVSSYARTHVNTAMTKAKACGSYINSQLAKREAIAHGYHEALLLDTEGYVSEGPGENIFIVRKGRIKTTPLTSILEGITRESVMTLAKEAGLEVTEERFTRDELYIADEAFFVGTAAEITPIREIDGRTIGEGKPGPVTRKIQSSYFEAVHGKNSKHPEWLAKI
- a CDS encoding HEAT repeat domain-containing protein, producing the protein MISIALSFLVFLAGFLTGIPAGYCVPPGGVRLHLDEHYTGEISPPVKSFHSTVPVVERQGTGSELDGFSPELPVPFHPGRTLLVLVGMTLFTTVFVLRRKSAEKKTYTQTSSAMHEPACPKDPFPERPDIPENYLTLSMIRCDGAKRGKVNRDRLMVLLESVRDSYDYSRLIYRMGRLGMKEALPRILGELAHPDACVRRAAAAALVHLKSDGVEERMINMAGGTSPHVRRAALLVLSRIGSARCYEVVRQSNWDFEPEVREAAAIALGRLQVPDAEFDLHQILGDFEESVRKRAVRASEQFYGRLQQKGG